From Pseudomonas vanderleydeniana, the proteins below share one genomic window:
- a CDS encoding tryptophan--tRNA ligase, whose protein sequence is MTTRTRILTGITTTGTPHLGNYAGAIRPAILASRDSNADSFYFLADYHALIKCDDPLRIQRSRLEIAATWLAGGLDVDRVTFYRQSDIPEIPELTWLLTCVAAKGLLNRAHAYKASVDKNVETGEDPDAGITMGLYSYPVLMAADILMFNAHKVPVGRDQIQHVEMARDIGQRFNHLFGQGQEFFVMPEALIEESVATLPGLDGRKMSKSYDNTIPLFTSAKDMKDAISRIVTDSRAPGEAKDPDNSHLFTLYQAFATTEQAAGFRDELLGGLGWGEAKNRLFQLLDAELGEKRERYHELISRPADLEDILQAGAQKARKVATPFLAQLREAVGLRSFVSQVQVAETGKKKAAKAARFVSFREDDSFRFRLLAADGEQLLLSRNFADGKAAGVVTKQLQSGQDLDIRSEARAFSVWLDGACVADSPEFADEAARDAAIEALRVALTPLQD, encoded by the coding sequence ATGACGACTCGTACGCGTATCCTCACCGGCATCACCACCACGGGCACCCCGCACCTGGGCAACTATGCCGGCGCCATCCGCCCGGCGATCCTGGCCAGCCGTGACAGCAATGCCGACTCCTTCTATTTCCTGGCCGACTACCACGCGCTGATCAAGTGCGACGACCCGCTGCGTATCCAGCGTTCGCGCCTGGAAATCGCCGCGACCTGGCTGGCCGGCGGACTGGATGTGGACCGCGTGACGTTCTATCGCCAGTCGGACATCCCGGAGATTCCCGAACTGACCTGGCTGCTGACCTGTGTCGCGGCCAAGGGCCTGCTGAACCGCGCGCATGCCTACAAGGCCTCGGTGGACAAGAACGTCGAGACCGGTGAAGACCCGGATGCCGGCATCACCATGGGCCTGTACAGCTACCCGGTGCTGATGGCGGCGGACATCCTGATGTTCAACGCGCACAAGGTGCCGGTCGGTCGCGACCAGATCCAGCACGTGGAAATGGCCCGTGACATCGGACAGCGCTTCAACCACCTGTTCGGCCAGGGCCAGGAATTCTTCGTCATGCCTGAGGCGTTGATCGAGGAAAGCGTGGCGACGCTGCCGGGCCTGGATGGTCGGAAAATGTCCAAGAGCTATGACAACACCATTCCGTTGTTCACCAGTGCCAAGGACATGAAGGACGCCATCTCGCGCATCGTCACCGACTCGCGCGCGCCGGGTGAAGCGAAGGACCCGGACAATTCCCACCTGTTCACCCTGTACCAGGCGTTCGCCACGACCGAGCAGGCCGCCGGCTTCCGTGATGAACTGCTGGGTGGCCTGGGTTGGGGCGAGGCGAAAAATCGTCTGTTCCAACTGCTCGATGCCGAGCTAGGCGAGAAGCGCGAGCGTTACCACGAGCTGATTTCGCGTCCGGCGGACCTCGAGGACATCCTCCAGGCCGGCGCGCAGAAGGCCCGCAAGGTCGCCACGCCGTTCCTCGCACAACTGCGCGAGGCGGTTGGCCTGCGGTCGTTCGTCAGCCAGGTGCAGGTGGCTGAAACCGGCAAGAAGAAAGCCGCCAAGGCCGCGCGTTTCGTCAGCTTCCGCGAGGACGACAGCTTCCGTTTCCGTCTGCTGGCGGCCGATGGCGAACAACTGTTGTTGTCGCGCAACTTTGCCGACGGCAAGGCCGCGGGCGTGGTGACCAAGCAGTTGCAGTCGGGCCAGGACCTGGATATCCGCAGCGAGGCGCGCGCCTTCAGCGTCTGGCTGGACGGTGCCTGTGTCGCCGACAGCCCCGAGTTCGCCGACGAAGCGGCTCGTGATGCCGCTATCGAGGCCCTGCGGGTGGCGCTGACGCCGCTTCAGGACTGA
- the zapE gene encoding cell division protein ZapE, which translates to MTPLERYQADLKRPEFFHDAAQETAVRHLQRLYDDLVAASQNKPGLLGKLFGKKDQAPVKGLYFWGGVGRGKTYLVDTFFEALPFKEKTRTHFHRFMKRVHEEMKTLGGEKNPLTIIAKRFAAETRVICFDEFFVSDITDAMILGTLMEELFKNGVTLVATSNIVPDGLYKDGLQRARFLPAIALIKQNTEIVNVDSGVDYRLRHLEQAELFHYPLNEAAHESLRKSFRALTPECTQAVENDVLIIENREIRALRTCDDVAWFDFRELCDGPRSQNDYIELGKIFHAVLLSGVEQMSVTTDDIARRFINMVDEFYDRNVKLIISAEVELKDLYTGGRLTFEFQRTLSRLLEMQSHEFLSRAHKP; encoded by the coding sequence ATGACGCCCCTAGAACGATATCAAGCTGATCTGAAACGCCCCGAGTTCTTTCATGACGCGGCCCAGGAAACGGCTGTGCGCCATTTGCAGCGCCTGTACGACGACCTGGTCGCGGCCTCGCAGAACAAACCGGGCCTGCTCGGCAAGCTGTTCGGCAAGAAGGACCAGGCGCCGGTCAAGGGCCTGTACTTCTGGGGCGGCGTAGGTCGCGGCAAGACCTACCTGGTGGACACCTTCTTCGAGGCGCTGCCTTTCAAGGAAAAGACCCGTACGCACTTCCACCGCTTCATGAAGCGCGTGCACGAGGAAATGAAGACCCTGGGCGGCGAGAAGAACCCGCTGACCATCATCGCCAAGCGCTTCGCCGCCGAGACCCGGGTGATCTGCTTCGATGAGTTCTTCGTCTCCGACATCACCGACGCGATGATCCTCGGCACCCTGATGGAAGAGTTGTTCAAGAACGGCGTGACCCTGGTCGCGACTTCGAACATCGTGCCGGACGGCCTCTACAAGGACGGCCTGCAGCGTGCGCGCTTCCTGCCGGCGATCGCCCTGATCAAGCAGAACACCGAGATCGTCAACGTCGACAGCGGCGTCGACTATCGCCTGCGCCACCTGGAGCAAGCCGAGCTGTTCCACTATCCGCTCAACGAAGCTGCCCACGAAAGCCTGCGCAAGAGCTTCCGCGCGCTGACGCCGGAGTGCACCCAGGCAGTGGAAAACGATGTGCTGATCATCGAGAACCGCGAGATCCGTGCCCTGCGCACCTGCGATGACGTGGCCTGGTTCGACTTCCGCGAACTGTGCGACGGCCCACGCAGCCAGAACGACTACATCGAGCTGGGCAAGATTTTCCACGCCGTGCTGCTCAGTGGCGTCGAGCAGATGAGCGTCACCACCGACGACATCGCCCGTCGCTTCATCAACATGGTCGACGAGTTCTACGATCGCAACGTCAAGCTGATCATCTCGGCGGAAGTCGAGCTCAAGGATCTGTACACCGGTGGTCGCCTGACCTTCGAATTCCAGCGGACCCTCAGCCGCCTGCTGGAAATGCAGTCCCACGAGTTCCTGTCGCGGGCGCACAAGCCTTAG
- a CDS encoding cytochrome b: protein MSKFMDWVDARFPATKMWEDHLSKYYAPKNFNFLYFFGSLALLVLVNQIVTGVWLTMSYTPSAEEAFASVEYIMRDVEYGAILRLLHSTGASAFFIVVYLHMFRGLLYGSYQKPRELVWLFGMLIYLALMAEAFMGYLLPWGQMSYWGAQVIISLFGAIPVIGNDLTQWIRGDYLISGITLNRFFALHVVALPIVILGLVVLHILALHEVGSNNPDGVDIKKKKDENGVPLDGIPFHPYYTVKDIVGVVVFLFVFCSVVFFFPEMGGYFLEKPNFEVANAFKTPEHIAPVWYFTPFYAILRAVPDKLMGVLAMGASIALLFVLPWLDRSPVKSMRYKGWLSRIWLVIFCVSFLILGWLGVMAPTPERTLLSQVCTVLYFAYFILMPFYTRLEKTKPVPERVTG from the coding sequence ATGAGCAAGTTCATGGATTGGGTTGATGCACGCTTCCCTGCCACCAAGATGTGGGAAGACCATCTCAGCAAGTACTACGCACCAAAGAACTTCAACTTCCTCTACTTCTTCGGCTCGCTGGCGCTGCTGGTGCTGGTCAACCAGATCGTCACCGGCGTTTGGCTGACGATGAGCTACACCCCTTCGGCGGAAGAGGCCTTCGCCTCCGTCGAATACATCATGCGTGATGTCGAGTACGGCGCGATCCTGCGTCTGCTGCACTCCACCGGCGCTTCGGCGTTCTTCATCGTGGTCTACCTGCACATGTTCCGTGGCTTGCTCTACGGTTCGTACCAGAAGCCGCGTGAGCTGGTCTGGCTGTTCGGCATGCTGATCTACCTGGCGCTGATGGCCGAGGCCTTCATGGGCTACCTGCTGCCGTGGGGCCAGATGTCCTACTGGGGTGCGCAGGTGATCATCTCGCTGTTCGGCGCGATCCCGGTCATCGGCAACGACCTGACCCAGTGGATCCGTGGTGACTACCTGATTTCCGGGATCACCCTGAACCGCTTCTTCGCCCTGCACGTGGTGGCGCTGCCGATCGTGATTCTTGGCCTGGTGGTGCTGCACATCCTGGCGTTGCACGAAGTGGGTTCGAACAACCCCGATGGTGTCGACATCAAGAAGAAAAAGGATGAAAACGGCGTACCGCTTGACGGCATTCCGTTCCATCCCTACTACACCGTGAAAGACATCGTCGGCGTAGTCGTGTTCCTGTTCGTGTTCTGCTCGGTGGTGTTCTTCTTCCCGGAAATGGGTGGTTATTTCCTCGAAAAACCGAACTTCGAAGTGGCCAACGCCTTCAAGACGCCGGAGCACATCGCACCCGTCTGGTACTTCACCCCGTTCTACGCGATTCTGCGGGCGGTTCCGGACAAGCTCATGGGGGTTCTCGCCATGGGTGCCTCGATTGCCCTGTTGTTCGTGCTGCCGTGGCTGGACCGTAGTCCGGTCAAGTCCATGCGGTACAAGGGCTGGCTGAGCCGGATCTGGCTGGTGATCTTCTGTGTGTCCTTCCTGATCCTTGGCTGGCTGGGCGTCATGGCGCCGACGCCGGAGCGTACGCTGCTGTCGCAGGTGTGCACCGTGCTGTACTTCGCCTACTTCATTCTGATGCCGTTCTATACCCGGCTCGAGAAGACCAAACCGGTTCCGGAAAGGGTGACTGGCTGA
- a CDS encoding ClpXP protease specificity-enhancing factor, which yields MNSSRPYLIRALYEWIVDNDCTPHVLVNSEAPSVQVPQGFASDGQIVLNISPSAVRHLHMDNEAVSFEGRFGGVAHTLYVPIGAILGIYARENGQGMVFDLESPMEDEDDVEPDDEGPEPPRPSGRPSLKVVK from the coding sequence ATGAACTCCAGCCGTCCTTATTTGATTCGTGCCCTGTACGAGTGGATTGTGGATAACGATTGCACGCCGCACGTCCTGGTCAATTCCGAGGCTCCCTCGGTCCAGGTGCCGCAAGGCTTTGCCAGCGACGGGCAGATTGTCCTGAACATTTCTCCAAGTGCCGTGCGTCACCTGCACATGGATAACGAAGCGGTCAGTTTCGAAGGGCGCTTCGGTGGTGTGGCTCATACGCTGTACGTGCCCATTGGTGCCATTCTCGGGATCTATGCCCGGGAAAACGGCCAGGGCATGGTGTTTGACCTCGAGTCGCCGATGGAAGACGAGGATGACGTCGAGCCGGATGACGAGGGGCCGGAGCCGCCGCGTCCGAGCGGTCGCCCGAGCCTGAAGGTTGTGAAGTAA
- the rpsI gene encoding 30S ribosomal protein S9: MSATQNYGTGRRKTATARVFLRPGTGNISINNRSLDTFFGRETARMVVRQPLELTETVEKFDVYVTVIGGGVSGQAGAIRHGITRALMDYDESLRSTLRKAGYVTRDAREVERKKVGLRKARKRPQYSKR, encoded by the coding sequence ATGTCGGCGACTCAAAACTACGGCACTGGCCGTCGCAAGACCGCAACCGCACGCGTTTTCCTGCGTCCAGGTACCGGTAACATCTCCATCAACAACCGCTCCCTGGACACGTTCTTCGGTCGCGAAACTGCCCGTATGGTCGTTCGCCAGCCGCTGGAACTGACCGAGACCGTCGAGAAGTTCGACGTCTACGTCACCGTCATCGGTGGTGGTGTGAGTGGCCAGGCTGGCGCAATCCGCCACGGCATCACTCGTGCCCTGATGGACTACGACGAGTCTCTGCGCAGCACCCTGCGTAAAGCTGGTTACGTAACCCGCGACGCTCGTGAAGTCGAGCGTAAGAAAGTTGGTCTGCGTAAAGCGCGTAAGCGTCCGCAGTACTCGAAGCGTTAA
- a CDS encoding NADP(H)-dependent aldo-keto reductase — MEYRQLGRTDLNVSAICLGTMTWGEQNTEAEAFAQIERAKAAGINFMDTAEMYPVPPKAETYASTERIIGNWFRQRGDRDQWVLASKIAGPGNGISYIRDGNLKHNRRHIVEALDASLKRLQTDWIDLYQLHWPERSTNFFGQLGYKHKADEDFTPIEEILEALDEQVKAGKIRHIGLSNETPWGTMKFLLEAERRGWPRAVSIQNPYNLLNRSFEVGLAEVALREQCGLLAYSPMAFGFLSGKYEGGARPAKARLSLYSRFSRYFNPQSEAACSRYVALAREHGLDPAQMALAFVTRQPFVTSNIIGATTLEQLDSNIASASLELSEEVLAGIEAIHKDHPNPAP; from the coding sequence ATGGAATACCGTCAGCTAGGCCGGACCGACCTGAACGTGAGCGCAATTTGCCTGGGGACCATGACCTGGGGCGAGCAGAACACCGAGGCAGAGGCCTTTGCCCAGATCGAACGCGCGAAGGCCGCCGGCATCAATTTCATGGATACCGCCGAGATGTACCCGGTGCCGCCCAAGGCCGAAACCTACGCCAGCACCGAACGCATCATCGGCAACTGGTTCCGGCAGCGTGGTGATCGCGACCAGTGGGTCCTGGCGAGCAAGATCGCCGGCCCCGGCAACGGCATCAGCTACATTCGCGACGGCAACCTCAAGCACAACCGCCGGCATATCGTCGAAGCCCTCGACGCCAGCCTCAAGCGCCTGCAGACCGACTGGATCGACCTGTATCAACTGCACTGGCCGGAGCGCAGCACCAACTTCTTCGGGCAACTGGGCTACAAGCACAAGGCCGACGAGGACTTCACGCCGATCGAGGAAATCCTCGAGGCGCTGGACGAGCAGGTCAAGGCCGGCAAGATCCGCCACATCGGCCTGTCCAACGAAACACCGTGGGGCACCATGAAATTCCTGCTCGAAGCCGAGCGGCGCGGCTGGCCGCGGGCGGTGTCGATCCAGAACCCCTACAACCTGCTCAACCGCAGCTTCGAGGTCGGCCTGGCGGAAGTCGCCCTGCGCGAGCAATGCGGCCTGCTGGCCTATTCGCCGATGGCGTTCGGCTTCCTTTCAGGCAAGTATGAAGGTGGCGCCCGCCCGGCGAAGGCCCGCCTGAGCCTCTACAGCCGCTTCAGCCGCTACTTCAACCCGCAATCGGAAGCGGCCTGCAGCCGCTACGTCGCCCTGGCCCGCGAACACGGCCTGGATCCGGCACAGATGGCCCTGGCGTTCGTCACCCGGCAACCCTTCGTGACCAGCAACATCATCGGTGCCACCACCCTGGAACAACTGGACAGCAACATTGCCAGCGCCAGCCTGGAACTGTCGGAGGAAGTGCTGGCAGGAATCGAGGCGATCCACAAGGATCATCCGAACCCGGCACCATAA
- a CDS encoding GlxA family transcriptional regulator: MQAKDFFHLASLRYGKQLGQGLTPAFETRLVSPDGNPVGSFSDVIMPVDGGLGNTDVIILPAFWDDFDNLCERYPQVLPWLREQHARGAVLCGEATGVFWLAEAGLLDGKEATTYWRFFNTFSERFPNVQLNQDKHLTDADNLYCAGGTTSACDLYIYLIERFCGANIAQAVARDILYEVQRSYAPGRIGFGGQKLHQDVIILQIQQWLEEHFADKFRFEDVARDHGMSIRNFMRRFQTATGDKPLHYLQRLRIETAKGLLSGTRKSIKTISYEVGYDDASFFARLFRQHTELSPNQYRQQFQQAA, translated from the coding sequence ATGCAAGCCAAGGATTTCTTCCACCTCGCCAGCCTGCGCTACGGCAAGCAACTCGGCCAGGGCCTCACCCCTGCCTTCGAGACCCGCCTGGTCAGTCCGGACGGCAATCCCGTGGGCAGCTTCAGCGACGTGATCATGCCGGTGGACGGCGGCCTCGGGAACACCGACGTGATCATCCTCCCGGCATTCTGGGACGACTTCGACAACCTCTGCGAACGCTACCCGCAGGTCCTGCCCTGGCTGCGTGAACAGCACGCGCGCGGCGCGGTGCTCTGCGGCGAGGCGACCGGGGTCTTCTGGCTGGCCGAGGCCGGCCTGCTCGACGGCAAGGAGGCCACGACCTACTGGCGCTTCTTCAATACCTTCAGCGAACGCTTCCCCAACGTCCAGCTGAATCAGGACAAGCACCTGACCGACGCCGACAACCTGTACTGCGCCGGCGGTACCACCTCGGCCTGCGACCTCTACATCTACCTGATCGAACGTTTCTGCGGGGCCAACATCGCCCAGGCGGTGGCCCGCGACATCCTCTATGAAGTGCAGCGCAGCTATGCACCGGGGCGCATCGGTTTCGGCGGCCAGAAGCTGCACCAGGACGTGATCATCCTGCAGATCCAGCAATGGCTCGAAGAGCACTTCGCCGACAAGTTCCGCTTCGAGGATGTGGCCCGCGACCATGGCATGAGCATCCGCAACTTCATGCGTCGCTTCCAGACCGCCACCGGCGACAAGCCGCTGCACTACCTGCAGCGCCTGCGCATCGAGACGGCCAAGGGCCTGTTGTCGGGCACCCGCAAGAGCATCAAGACCATCAGCTACGAGGTCGGCTACGACGACGCCAGCTTCTTTGCGCGGTTGTTCCGCCAACACACCGAACTGTCGCCGAACCAGTATCGGCAACAGTTCCAGCAGGCGGCCTGA
- the rplM gene encoding 50S ribosomal protein L13 translates to MKTFTAKPETVKRDWFVVDAAGQTLGRLATEIASRLRGKHKAEYTPHVDTGDYIVVINAEQVRVTGAKTSDKMYYSHSGFPGGIKSINFEKLIAKAPERVIETAVKGMLPKNPLGRDMYRKLKVYAGAVHPHTAQQPQELKI, encoded by the coding sequence ATGAAAACTTTTACTGCTAAACCGGAAACAGTTAAGCGCGACTGGTTTGTCGTCGACGCTGCTGGTCAGACCCTGGGTCGTCTGGCCACCGAAATCGCGAGCCGTCTGCGTGGCAAGCACAAAGCCGAGTACACCCCGCACGTCGATACCGGTGACTACATCGTGGTTATCAACGCCGAGCAGGTTCGTGTGACCGGTGCTAAAACCTCCGACAAGATGTACTACTCCCACTCCGGTTTCCCGGGCGGCATCAAGTCGATCAACTTCGAAAAGCTGATCGCAAAGGCCCCTGAGCGCGTGATCGAGACCGCGGTAAAAGGCATGCTGCCTAAGAACCCGCTGGGTCGCGACATGTACCGTAAGCTGAAAGTCTATGCGGGCGCTGTACACCCTCATACTGCTCAGCAGCCCCAAGAACTGAAGATTTAA
- the petA gene encoding ubiquinol-cytochrome c reductase iron-sulfur subunit, which yields MSNDGVNAGRRRFLVAATSVVGAAGAVGAAVPFVGSWFPSAKAKAAGAPVKVNIAKIDPGQQMIAEWRGQPVFIVRRTEEILGNLKKIEGQLSDPTSKNSVQPPYVDPKTRSIKPEVLLLIGICTHLGCSPTFRPEVAPADLGKDWVGGYFCPCHGSHYDLAGRVYKAQPAPLNLPVPPHSYESDTVIVVGVDQEKA from the coding sequence ATGAGCAATGACGGCGTGAATGCAGGCCGGCGTCGCTTTCTCGTAGCAGCCACATCCGTGGTAGGAGCTGCAGGAGCGGTGGGGGCTGCGGTCCCGTTCGTGGGGTCATGGTTTCCCAGTGCCAAGGCGAAAGCCGCCGGTGCACCGGTGAAAGTGAATATCGCCAAGATCGACCCAGGGCAGCAGATGATTGCCGAGTGGCGTGGTCAGCCGGTCTTCATCGTTCGCCGTACCGAGGAGATCCTGGGAAACCTGAAGAAGATCGAGGGGCAACTCTCCGATCCGACTTCCAAGAACTCGGTACAACCCCCCTACGTCGATCCGAAGACGCGTTCGATCAAGCCAGAGGTCCTTCTGCTGATCGGTATCTGTACCCACCTGGGTTGCTCTCCCACCTTCCGTCCGGAAGTGGCTCCCGCCGACCTCGGCAAGGACTGGGTAGGTGGCTATTTCTGCCCTTGCCACGGCTCCCACTACGACCTCGCCGGTCGTGTCTACAAAGCCCAGCCCGCGCCCTTGAACCTGCCGGTTCCGCCGCATTCCTATGAATCCGACACGGTCATTGTCGTTGGCGTCGATCAGGAGAAAGCGTGA
- a CDS encoding cytochrome c1: MKKLFAVLMLAALPVLSFAAEHGGPELEKIDIDVSDKAAMQDGARTFANYCMGCHSAKFQRYERVADDLGIPHDLMLKNLVFTGAKIGDHMSIGMQPADAKAWFGAAPPDLTLVARVRGTDWLYGYLRSFYEDPARPWGVNNKVFPNVGMPNVLGGLQGRQVVGCKQVQIVEDGKKQYDPLTGTPLTHEACDQLTIVPKTGTLTEEQFDEKVKNLVTFLAYSANPVKLQHQRIGTYVLLYLAFLFVFAYLLKREYWKDVH; this comes from the coding sequence ATGAAAAAACTATTCGCTGTTTTGATGCTTGCGGCTCTGCCGGTTCTGTCTTTCGCTGCCGAACACGGTGGCCCCGAACTTGAAAAGATCGACATCGACGTTTCCGACAAGGCTGCCATGCAGGATGGTGCGCGTACCTTTGCCAACTACTGCATGGGTTGCCATAGCGCCAAGTTCCAACGTTACGAGCGGGTGGCCGATGACCTGGGGATTCCCCATGACCTGATGCTCAAGAACCTCGTGTTCACTGGCGCCAAGATCGGCGATCACATGAGCATCGGGATGCAGCCGGCCGACGCCAAGGCCTGGTTCGGCGCGGCTCCGCCCGACCTGACCCTGGTGGCGCGGGTGCGTGGTACCGATTGGCTGTATGGTTACCTGCGCTCGTTCTACGAGGATCCGGCGCGTCCATGGGGTGTGAACAACAAGGTCTTCCCGAACGTGGGCATGCCGAACGTCCTGGGTGGCCTGCAAGGTCGTCAGGTCGTTGGTTGCAAGCAGGTGCAAATCGTCGAGGACGGCAAGAAGCAGTATGATCCGCTGACCGGCACGCCATTGACTCATGAGGCGTGCGACCAGCTGACCATCGTGCCGAAGACCGGTACCCTGACGGAAGAGCAGTTCGACGAGAAGGTCAAGAACCTGGTGACCTTCCTGGCCTACTCGGCCAACCCGGTGAAGCTGCAGCATCAGCGCATCGGTACTTATGTTCTGCTGTACCTGGCCTTCCTCTTCGTATTCGCTTATCTGCTCAAGCGCGAATACTGGAAGGATGTGCACTGA
- a CDS encoding glutathione S-transferase N-terminal domain-containing protein: protein MGVTNRLACYSDPADHYSHRVRIVLAEKGVSAEIISVEAGRQPAKLTEVNPYGSLPTLVDRDLALWESTVVMEYLDERYPHPPLLPVYPVARANSRLLMHRIQRDWCGLVDLILDSRTKEPARTQARKELRESLTGVSPLFADKPFFLSEEQSLVDCCLLPILWRLPILGIELPRQAKPLLDYMERQFAREAFQASLSGVERDMRQGAV from the coding sequence ATGGGCGTGACCAATCGGTTGGCCTGTTACTCCGACCCCGCCGACCACTATTCCCACCGAGTGCGTATTGTGTTGGCGGAAAAGGGTGTCAGTGCCGAGATCATCAGTGTCGAGGCTGGACGCCAGCCCGCGAAGCTGACCGAGGTGAACCCTTACGGCAGCCTGCCCACCCTGGTCGATCGTGACCTGGCGTTGTGGGAGTCGACCGTGGTGATGGAATACCTGGATGAGCGCTACCCGCATCCACCGTTATTGCCGGTCTATCCGGTGGCGCGGGCCAACAGCCGTCTGCTGATGCATCGCATCCAGCGTGACTGGTGCGGGCTGGTCGACCTGATCCTGGACTCCCGGACCAAGGAGCCGGCGCGTACGCAGGCGCGCAAGGAGTTGCGCGAGAGCCTGACCGGGGTTTCTCCGTTGTTCGCCGACAAGCCTTTCTTCCTCAGTGAGGAGCAAAGTCTGGTCGATTGCTGTCTATTACCGATACTCTGGCGTTTGCCGATTCTGGGTATTGAATTGCCGCGGCAAGCCAAGCCGCTGCTCGATTATATGGAGCGCCAGTTTGCGCGTGAGGCCTTCCAGGCAAGCCTGTCTGGTGTCGAACGCGATATGCGCCAAGGAGCCGTTTGA
- a CDS encoding alpha/beta hydrolase: protein MRETAFFIDGPVGQLEALYLDNPEPRGLALICHPNPVQGGTMLNKVVSTLQRTARDAGLITLRFNYRGVGASAGSHDMGSGEVDDAEAAAQWLLAKHPDLPLTLFGFSFGGFVAASLGGRLEARGQSLKHLFMVAAAVMRLRAEDRLPESCPLTLIQPEADEVIDPQVVYDWSAALDRPHELLKVAECGHFFHGKLTDLKDLLLPRLSN from the coding sequence ATGCGTGAAACCGCTTTTTTCATCGACGGCCCGGTCGGTCAATTGGAAGCCCTGTACCTGGACAACCCCGAGCCCCGTGGCCTGGCGTTGATCTGTCACCCCAACCCGGTGCAGGGCGGGACCATGCTCAACAAGGTCGTTTCGACCCTGCAGCGCACCGCCCGCGATGCCGGGCTGATCACCTTGCGTTTCAACTACCGGGGCGTCGGCGCCAGTGCCGGCAGCCACGACATGGGCAGTGGTGAAGTCGATGACGCCGAGGCCGCCGCGCAGTGGCTGCTGGCGAAACACCCGGACTTGCCGCTGACGCTGTTCGGTTTTTCCTTTGGCGGTTTCGTCGCGGCGAGTCTCGGTGGTCGCCTGGAGGCCCGTGGCCAGTCGCTCAAGCACCTGTTCATGGTGGCTGCGGCGGTGATGCGCCTGCGCGCCGAGGACCGCCTGCCCGAGAGTTGCCCGCTGACCCTGATCCAGCCGGAAGCCGACGAAGTGATCGACCCGCAGGTGGTCTACGACTGGTCCGCCGCCCTCGACCGTCCCCATGAGCTGCTGAAAGTGGCAGAATGCGGACACTTTTTTCATGGCAAGCTGACTGATCTGAAGGATCTGCTCCTGCCGCGCCTCTCGAATTGA
- a CDS encoding BON domain-containing protein, whose protein sequence is MTVNRLSLLALTLCLGLSGCSSVLTATRDGPINDDQGTRTLGSKIDDSVIETKVAVNVAKADPDLDAASHIVVSSYNGIVLLAGQTPREDLKAKAEQAASSVQRVKKVNNELQILQPSSFAARSNDTWLTSKIKTQMLTDNTIPGSRIKVITENGIVYLMGLVTQQEASRATNLVQGVGGVQKIVKLFEYID, encoded by the coding sequence ATGACCGTTAATCGCCTTAGCCTGCTGGCTTTGACTCTGTGCCTGGGCCTCAGCGGCTGCAGCTCGGTACTGACCGCGACCCGCGATGGTCCGATCAATGACGACCAGGGTACCCGTACCCTGGGCAGCAAGATCGACGACTCGGTGATCGAGACCAAGGTCGCGGTCAACGTCGCCAAGGCCGACCCTGACCTCGACGCCGCCTCGCACATCGTGGTGAGCAGCTACAACGGCATCGTCCTGCTCGCCGGCCAGACCCCACGCGAAGACCTCAAGGCCAAGGCCGAGCAGGCCGCATCGAGCGTCCAGCGGGTGAAGAAGGTGAACAACGAACTGCAGATCCTGCAGCCCTCCTCGTTCGCCGCACGCAGCAACGACACCTGGCTGACCAGCAAGATCAAGACCCAGATGCTTACCGACAACACCATCCCCGGCTCACGCATCAAGGTGATCACCGAGAACGGCATCGTCTACCTGATGGGCCTGGTGACCCAGCAGGAAGCCTCGCGCGCGACCAACCTGGTACAAGGCGTTGGCGGCGTGCAGAAGATCGTCAAGCTGTTCGAGTACATCGACTGA